Part of the Candidatus Schekmanbacteria bacterium genome, ATGAGCTCTCTGCTTTCACTTTTTCCCAAAGAAATCTTAGAAGGACCTTCAAAAATAAAGGGCAAGGCATTGCTTCCATTCTCACTGGCAAGAAAAAGAGCTCCATAATATGAATCCTCAAAAAGCGTTATCGGCTCATCATCCTTCTTAAACTTCTTAAGAAATATTTTTTCTATATATGCACCCTTTTCTGAAAAAACAAATTTCAGTAGCTCTGTATCAACCTCTATCTTTCTATCCTGCTCTGCCGCCAATGATTTTATCTTCTGCTCAATTTTTTCTCTATCCACTTCCTTAATCTTAGAAGGCAATATGGGTGGTTTAGGTATTTCTGTTTCTTTACTCTCTTCAACGATTGCGCCTTTTTTTTGGGCAGGCAGTGCCTGTGAAATCTCTCCCTTCTTTTTTACTGGAGGCAGTTTTGGCATAAAATAATATTGATATGCCAGCATTATTGCTGCACTTAAAATTATAAAAAGAATTAATCGGAATCGCATCTTATAATATTTTTTCCTTTGCTAACAGTATGTAGTTTCATTCTATAGGGTCATAACCACTGCCGCCAAATGGATTACACCTTATAATTCTCTTTAGACTAACTAATGTTGCTTTAAAAAATCCATATTTCTGATATGCCTCTATCGCATAATTTGAACAACTTGGCTCAAAACGGCAGGAAGGAGCAAAT contains:
- the yidD gene encoding membrane protein insertion efficiency factor YidD — protein: MKALPISLIRLYQLTISPLFAPSCRFEPSCSNYAIEAYQKYGFFKATLVSLKRIIRCNPFGGSGYDPIE